In Rhodoferax sediminis, the sequence TCCATTTTGCCCGTGTCTAGGCGCGCCGGCCGCAAGCCTCCGCAGACTAGTTCAGCAAATCGGCAGACTCTTGCGACGCAGCCGCGATCACTCGGGCCAGCAGGGATCCATCGCTTCCTGCTCGACCGCGAGCGCCCCAAGTGCTCCAGCTTCATCACCCCACCCCCAGCGTTCACAGATCCGGAGAATCTCGCGCCGTGCCGAGGGTACCAATTCACGCCGGGTAACGGTGCCGGGTAGCACGGCGTTAGCGCGCATGCCATGCAAGCGGAGCGAACGCCCTTCTTGCTCGCAGCACTTGGCGATGTGCGACGCGATGCGGAATCCGCCTAAATCGATGTCGCCCCAGTGGTGGAGCGCAGCGGTCGGCGCAAGCGCCTTCAAAAACACTACGTAGGCTCGCTTCCACGATGGACTCGGCATGCCGCCCGTGTAGATGACGATCGCATCGTCCGGCCGCTGTACGGCCATTTCGTGGAACGTGGTCAGATTCTCGACGGTCAACAGGCGCTGGCCAGAACCAGGATCGACGTGGGCCGAGCGGATGACTGAAGGGGCGAAGCCGACATATGGCCGCGATGCCCTGACCGTTTCATCGCCGTACGAAACCGCAACGTTACCGGCGACAAGAAGGGTCGGCGGAAACTTGACCAGTCCCAGTTCGGAAAACAGCTCCTCCATTTCGCTCTGCACCATGGTCGCGTCGCCCTGCACCAGGGCATCGAGCGCGGGCCAGATCGCCTCGATGCGCTTGCTGTCGCGGAACAGACTGGCGCTCAACCGGCGGATGGCGATATCATCGCCGCGCCTGGACGCGCAGTACTGCATCACTTGGATGGAATCGAGCCACGATGCCACCTCGCCCGGCCGTGTGCCGCGCAGCAGATTGCCCTTGCGCCAGGCTTCGAGCACGTGCGCGAGCACCGGGTGCGCGGCGACGTGAGGTTCGAACTGGCGCTTGGCCAGCGCCACCACGTCCCAGCGCGGCTCGATCCCCAGGTGCCGGGCTAGCCCAGCGCCGTCGCGCAGCAAGATGCGCTGGACATGCGCGCGTTCGCCCGCCCGGTGATCCCATTCGACGCTTATCGCGCCATCCAGCTCGGCCAGCTGCAGGCTGGCGTTGCACACGGCCTTGTCCGCATGCCGTTGCAGGCGAAGGTACTCGGGGAAGGATTTCTCGGACAGGGGCAGCGTCACGGACCTGCCGGCGCGGTCCGTCTGCGCCGGCCCCTTCGCGGCGGCGTTCTCCGCTCGAGCCAGCAGCCGCTCCAGCGCCTTGCGCGCCAGCGCCGCACCGCGCCCGGCCGACTTGTCGTCATCGTCCGCCATGCGACCACCCTACCCTGGCTGCGGCAAGCAGCTGGGATTCCGCCGCATCGATCAACTCGGGGTGCAGCATCGGGATATCGCTCGAGAACAACGCACGCGCCGCTTCCTTGACGACCACATGTTCGGCAAACACGTCCGAGCCATACCGGGCCAAATCGTAGTAGTTGTCCATCAGGGGGGCGAGCTTGCCGACGTCGCTATCGGGGCCCGCCATCATCAGCTGCAGCCCAAGGCTCTTCAGAAAGGTCGCGGTCACATAGGTATTCTGTGCATCCATCCCGTAGAAGGCTTCGTCGAGAATCATGAGGCCCGCACCGACTTGGGCGACACCCGGCCGGATGCGGTAGGCCGTGGCCAGCGCGGCGCCGGCAATAACGTAGAAGGGCACGCGGTGCTCACCGTTGGACGCCACGCCCATTCGTTTGCTCAACAGGTCAACGACCTTGCCGTCCTGGATGATCTGCAGGTCAAAGTTGAACAGCAAGCGGTAGTCCTCCAACGGGTTGTTGCCCCGGTCCTTGCCGCTTTCGCTGTCCTCCAGCAAGGCCATCAGGTTGTTTTGAACGCCCTGCTGCCCGAAGAGATCCTCACCGCCCGCCTCAGGTGAGGCGACGATGAGTTCGTACAGGTCGCGGTGCGCCGGCGAGGGCTTTGCCAAGAACTGGTACTTCTCGCCATTGGTGAAGGCCGGGCAGGTTTGCAGGATCGCGTTCAGGTCGCGGATCTCTTGCTTAACCCGCTGGATGGCCTCGCGCATCCTGAATTTGACGTCCGACCGGAATGATTGTTCAGCGGCCTCTCGCGCGTCATCAGCCTGCTTGCGGTACTCCTTCAGCGTCGAATCATTCAGCTTCCTGATGTGCCGTCCGATCCAGCCATGGGCTTTGCGCCAGTCGCTGCGCTCATCCACCAGCCCGATCGAGTATTCATTGATGAAGTCGACAAAGCTGTCACGGGCCACAGCGAGTGCCGTCTGGATGTTCGAATCCAACTGGCGCGCGCGCTGCTCCAATTCCATCAGGGCCTGCTCGAATCCGGCCGACAGAATTGCCGCCTGAAGCCGGTCGTACTCCTGGGGCAGGGTGTCGTGGTCGCAGTCCGGATCGCGGATGGCTTCTGCATGCACCCTCTCAAGTTTCGCGAGGTCTTCTCGCGCCCGGGTGAGCTGTGGAGACAAGATGGAGAGCCTCGTCTCCTTGCCGTTGATGGCAAGCTTGTAGTCATGCAGCGTATTTCCGGCTTCGACCGATTGCCCCCGCGCCTCCTCGACATCGGTGCGCAGAGTCTTGAGCCGCTCGGACACCGGCACTGCCGCTGGGTCGGTTGTCGCTTGCAGATCCCGCGCTGCGGACGCATGTTGCGCCACGGCGGACGCATACGACACCTGAGTGACCTGCTGCAAGGCGGCCTGGACCTTGGCGAACGCCCCTTCGACTTGGGCGAGGTACAGACTGGCGCCGCGCTCAGCGTTGGCTGCGTTGCGGCTCTCATTGACGGCGGCGACCCGGTCCTCGTTGGTCAGTTTCACACCGAGCATCCAGGATTGCTCATCGAGGGGACGAATTCGCTTGCTCCCACCATTGGCGCTGAGCATGTAATCGACCGTCATGGCGCGCGGCTCATGTCGTAGTTGCTCGGTGGAGTGCACTCGCTTCATGCGGCCCAGAATTCTGCGCAGATAGGCCAAAGCGACTGCATTGGTGCTGTCCAGCAGCGCCGCGACGCTGTCCGGCGCTGGCGCGCGGCCAATGTCATCGCGCAGGTGCTCCGGCTGCACGACGGTGACGTTGTTGACCCGCTGCCGCCGGATCAGGTCAACCGCCTCATCCTCCCTTCCGGCTTCGACGACGAGCGCCAGGCGATGGGGGCCCAAAAATGTCTCGATGGGACCCCGCCAGCGCGGATCAGTGACCTGCACCAGGCTGGCCACGGGCTCATAGGCGATCCCGGCCTGCTCAAAGAGGGCCGCAGCCGTCGCGACATCGCCATCGGTGATCCGCTTGCCTTGGTTCACGGCCCGCAGCTTGGCCTTGGCGGACAGCGCTGTGGCCTTGGCTTCATGCTCCTCCTGACGGGCGAGAGTGCGTTCGCCGCCCAACTGCGTCTCGCACGCCGCCAAGATGTCCAACGCCGTCTTCAACTCCTCCGGGGTCGCGATGTGTCCTGCCTTAGCCCAGCCGTCCCAGCGCTTCATCTCCTCTTCCACCGCGCTCGCCTTCTGCGCGTGCCGCGCCACCAGAGCCACCGCTGTCTCCAGCATCGCTTCACGTAGCTGCAGCGCCAAGCGCTCCACTTCCTTGCGCGCCTGTTGGACGGTCGCGCCATGTGCCTTGCGCAACTGTTCCAGTTGTGCGGGTTGCTGGGCCTCGGGATCGGCGCCCAGCCGAGCGAGCAGGCTCTCATACGCCGCGTGCAGTGTCTGGTGTCTTTGCGCCAGGTGCGGCAGGTCCTGGCGAGCCTTCGCCAGCTGCCTTTCGAGCTCGTTGATTTCCGCGTCCAGACTGGCGACGCTCTCGTCGGCTGCCTCCAGTCGAACCTGCTGGCCGACCGCTCGAGCGACGGCTGTCTGGCGGTGCAGGCCAGCAACTTTCGCGTAGCGCTTCTCGATCACTTCGAGCCGTGCCACTTGCGCCGTCACATCTTCGATCTGCCGACCCAGGCTGCGAAGTGTCTTGATGTGTTGAAGGGTCCCCCGCTTGTCGATCGGTGTGGCTTCGACAAGGTAGCCGCGCAGGAAGTCCCCGACGCTGCTGACGGCCTTGAGATTGATGCTGTGACCGAAGGCGCGCAGGAACTTGCGCACATCGACCCCCTGCTGCACGTTATGCAGCAACTCCTGCATGTAGGTCTCGGGCCGCGTCGTGATGGTGGGCGTGCGCCCCGCGGCACGGACATGCGAGCGTCCGAATTCGGCGAAGAGTTCCCAATCAATCGGGGCCTTGCCTCGATCCCCCAGGTCCTCCAGGTGGTGCTCCAGTTTCAACTCCACGCCGGGCAGGACGTATAGACCCATGACCCGATGGTCTGCAGTCGTCGCATGGATGCATATGCCTGCACTGAGCACATCGCCCGGCTCCTGGCCGCGGAAAACCAGCGAAATGTACGACAGCGCCACGTCCCGCTTGCGCGACACGACACCTTGCTCGCCTTCTCCGGAGCGCATCGTGCCGAGCGCATAGGCCCGGATCGACCGAGAGTCCTTGTGCACCGATTGCGCATTGAAGTGCAGGTGCTGGCCGTGCCCGCCGACCATTGCGATCTGGACGGCATCGACCAAGCTCGTCTTGCCAGCGCCATTGGGGCCGATGACACCGGTGCCCCCGGGACTGATCTGGAATGTCTCGTAGTCCCACAATGAGAACTGCACGACGTGCACGGCGACCAGGGTTTTCATGAAGTAGGCTCCTGCGCCACCGCCGGCGCCTCCGTTGTGACCACGCGCGCCTTCAGATCGGCGCCGAACCGGTTCAGCGCATGCTCACTCAGTACTTCGACGACGCCTGGCCAGATCACGATGGCGAAAGGTTGTGGATCCCCTTCGGGGGCATCCACGGCCCTCGCAACGCCATGCCGCGCCGACATCTTCAAGAGGGTGCGCAGGGTGTCCACTCGCCCATCGAAATCCCGGTGACACAAACTCTTATAGCTTTCCTCGAACTCCGCGATGTCAATCAGTGCGTCGCCGTCCGGTGTGAGGTCGCCAGCGCTTGCGCGGGCGTGGTAGACGTGGCGCAACGTCAGCAGGAAGAGCGTCTCCTGCAGATCCATCGGGCTCTGCGTCCCACCATCCTGTGTGACATAACAGAGCTCGTGCCGATCGACGAAGCCCAGGCGCAATCCCATCAGTACGACGGCCTCGCCAAAGGCATCCCGGTGCGCCGAGATCAGGCGGTATGCGACGGCCTGATCGCGCTGTCGCAGATAGATGCACTGCTGGACGACCAGTTGGTACATGGCGTGCTTGAAATCGCTCGCCTCATACAGTCCATCGGAGTTTGCCGCAAGGGCATTCCAGTCACGCGGCATTGGTGGACCTCCTTCTCACTTTGAATCCCGGTAGTTCGAACAGCTCTGTGCTTACCCGCCCGCCTTCATCCATGACTGCTTCGAAGTCGAGGTTCCGCAGCAGCGGATTGGCGCGCAGGGCCCTCGGGTTGACACGCCCGATGGCGGCAAGTCGCATCAACACCAGGACCGCCACCGCGTCATCCACCCCGTACACGGGGAGGTGGGCGCCCTCGATCTCCGAGCCTAAGGGCACATGTGCCTGCACATAGCGCCTGATCGCCGCGGGCGTTGTATCCCGGTGACGAATCATGGCCCGACGAAGCATCAGTTCGGCGCGCTCTCGCGGCGTCAT encodes:
- a CDS encoding Wadjet anti-phage system protein JetD domain-containing protein yields the protein MADDDDKSAGRGAALARKALERLLARAENAAAKGPAQTDRAGRSVTLPLSEKSFPEYLRLQRHADKAVCNASLQLAELDGAISVEWDHRAGERAHVQRILLRDGAGLARHLGIEPRWDVVALAKRQFEPHVAAHPVLAHVLEAWRKGNLLRGTRPGEVASWLDSIQVMQYCASRRGDDIAIRRLSASLFRDSKRIEAIWPALDALVQGDATMVQSEMEELFSELGLVKFPPTLLVAGNVAVSYGDETVRASRPYVGFAPSVIRSAHVDPGSGQRLLTVENLTTFHEMAVQRPDDAIVIYTGGMPSPSWKRAYVVFLKALAPTAALHHWGDIDLGGFRIASHIAKCCEQEGRSLRLHGMRANAVLPGTVTRRELVPSARREILRICERWGWGDEAGALGALAVEQEAMDPCWPE
- a CDS encoding SbcC/MukB-like Walker B domain-containing protein, which encodes MKTLVAVHVVQFSLWDYETFQISPGGTGVIGPNGAGKTSLVDAVQIAMVGGHGQHLHFNAQSVHKDSRSIRAYALGTMRSGEGEQGVVSRKRDVALSYISLVFRGQEPGDVLSAGICIHATTADHRVMGLYVLPGVELKLEHHLEDLGDRGKAPIDWELFAEFGRSHVRAAGRTPTITTRPETYMQELLHNVQQGVDVRKFLRAFGHSINLKAVSSVGDFLRGYLVEATPIDKRGTLQHIKTLRSLGRQIEDVTAQVARLEVIEKRYAKVAGLHRQTAVARAVGQQVRLEAADESVASLDAEINELERQLAKARQDLPHLAQRHQTLHAAYESLLARLGADPEAQQPAQLEQLRKAHGATVQQARKEVERLALQLREAMLETAVALVARHAQKASAVEEEMKRWDGWAKAGHIATPEELKTALDILAACETQLGGERTLARQEEHEAKATALSAKAKLRAVNQGKRITDGDVATAAALFEQAGIAYEPVASLVQVTDPRWRGPIETFLGPHRLALVVEAGREDEAVDLIRRQRVNNVTVVQPEHLRDDIGRAPAPDSVAALLDSTNAVALAYLRRILGRMKRVHSTEQLRHEPRAMTVDYMLSANGGSKRIRPLDEQSWMLGVKLTNEDRVAAVNESRNAANAERGASLYLAQVEGAFAKVQAALQQVTQVSYASAVAQHASAARDLQATTDPAAVPVSERLKTLRTDVEEARGQSVEAGNTLHDYKLAINGKETRLSILSPQLTRAREDLAKLERVHAEAIRDPDCDHDTLPQEYDRLQAAILSAGFEQALMELEQRARQLDSNIQTALAVARDSFVDFINEYSIGLVDERSDWRKAHGWIGRHIRKLNDSTLKEYRKQADDAREAAEQSFRSDVKFRMREAIQRVKQEIRDLNAILQTCPAFTNGEKYQFLAKPSPAHRDLYELIVASPEAGGEDLFGQQGVQNNLMALLEDSESGKDRGNNPLEDYRLLFNFDLQIIQDGKVVDLLSKRMGVASNGEHRVPFYVIAGAALATAYRIRPGVAQVGAGLMILDEAFYGMDAQNTYVTATFLKSLGLQLMMAGPDSDVGKLAPLMDNYYDLARYGSDVFAEHVVVKEAARALFSSDIPMLHPELIDAAESQLLAAARVGWSHGGR
- a CDS encoding DUF4194 domain-containing protein encodes the protein MPRDWNALAANSDGLYEASDFKHAMYQLVVQQCIYLRQRDQAVAYRLISAHRDAFGEAVVLMGLRLGFVDRHELCYVTQDGGTQSPMDLQETLFLLTLRHVYHARASAGDLTPDGDALIDIAEFEESYKSLCHRDFDGRVDTLRTLLKMSARHGVARAVDAPEGDPQPFAIVIWPGVVEVLSEHALNRFGADLKARVVTTEAPAVAQEPTS